A part of Dermacentor variabilis isolate Ectoservices chromosome 10, ASM5094787v1, whole genome shotgun sequence genomic DNA contains:
- the LOC142559506 gene encoding sodium-dependent proline transporter-like, which yields MAEPAEPVEPVVPVEPVVPVEPVEAAKPAAAAEPAVPTKPAVAAEPVAAAKPAAAVESPTTVKPVAAAAAVVPAEAAPVASPPDDDAASGTPERQKWGNKVEFILSCIGMSVGLGNIWRFPYMAYANGGAAFLIPYTILMITVGKPMYYLELVLGQFQSLGQTHAFNCFPLSKGVGVCMTYACFFICLYFNILLAYAMVYMVHSFKSPLPWSKCEPEWADSNCFVRDTDISCRTIEHDLYRVFGSVNEQTNTSVILHHKGIEFYVPRDVYLNLTRGCTNATQTAAEQFFYKSVLNISSGIGEPGKIKLDLTISLFFAWVFVCIALLKGIKTSGKIVYFTAPAPYFILTVLLIRGLTLPGAGTGIAYLFIPDWEKVLSGFVWQQACQQIFYSLGASMGTIICLGSFNDFRNDLRRDIMIITMADFFTSISGALVVFAVLGNMAHNLDLPIASVAEKGHGLAFVAYPEAASLIPGSNLWAFAFFLMLLLLAVDSQFAMFESFLVPLKDEFKFLRKYPATIAIVSSGISFLLGISMTTQGGLYVLNLIDTYIGGMILPIIAVMELYTVCWFYGPRRISLDVEYMLGSPPGFFLKTCWVAICPFALTIIVARSIMTHGRTSERGVLYPLWADIVGGLFVLLGLAQVPIFAYIYAKKMNFDWAKCLKPAHDWGPQDPDLYVNYIRFVRRRGIDRSVSEAQVARVEAEEDVPLASTQVLISPSAASPRAASHESLLPFSSGTRSEPLLPPSVFRNVFIMGMPSKPEVPTEDEVSVVTATGTPKVDPTKKESQNPKA from the exons ATGGCGGAGCCAGCGGAGCCGGTGGAGCCAGTGGTGCCGGTGGAGCCAGTGGTGCCAGTGGAGCCAGTGGAGGCAGCGAagccggcggcggcagcggagCCGGCAGTGCCAACAAAGCCAGCGGTGGCAGCGGAACCGGTGGCAGCAGCGAAGCCTGCAGCAGCAGTGGAGTCACCGACGACAGTGAAGCccgtggcagcagcggcagcagtggtgCCGGCGGAGGCGGCGCCGGTTGCGTCACCGCCCGACGATGACGCCGCCAGCGGCACGCCAGAACGCCAGAAGTGGGGCAACAAGGTGGAGTTCATCCTCTCCTGCATCGGCATGTCCGTGGGCCTGGGCAACATCTGGCGATTCCCGTACATGGCCTACGCCAACGGTGGAG CCGCCTTCCTGATTCCCTACACCATCCTGATGATCACCGTCGGCAAGCCCATGTACTACCTCGAGCTCGTGCTGGGACAGTTTCAGAGCCTGGGGCAGACGCACGCATTCAACTGCTTCCCGCTCAGCAAAG GCGTGGGCGTGTGCATGACGTACGCGTGCTTCTTCATCTGCCTGTACTTCAACATCCTGCTCGCGTACGCCATGGTCTACATGGTGCACTCGTTCAAGTCGCCGCTTCCGTGGAGCAAGTGCGAGCCCGAATGGGCCGACAGCAACTGCTTTGTCCGGGACACCGACATCAGCTGCCGAACGATAGAACATGACCTGTACAGAGT CTTCGGCTCCGTGAATGAGCAGACAAACACCTCGGTGATATTGCACCACAAAGGCATCGAGTTCTACGTGCCCCGCGATGTCTACTTGAACCTGACACGGGGCTGCACCAACGCCACGCAGACGGCGGCCGAGCAGTTTTTTTA CAAGAGCGTGCTGAACATCAGCAGCGGCATTGGCGAGCCAGGAAAGATCAAACTTGACCTCACTATCAGCCTCTTCTTCGCCTGGGTCTTCGTCTGCATAGCCCTGCTCAAAGGCATCAAGACATCGGGAAAG ATCGTATACTTCACCGCCCCTGCACCCTACTTCATTTTAACCGTGCTCCTGATCCGAGGCCTCACCCTCCCTGGAGCAGGCACGGGCATCGCCTATCTGTTCATCCCAGACTGGGAGAAGGTGTTATCCGGCTTC GTATGGCAGCAAGCGTGCCAGCAGATTTTCTACTCGCTTGGTGCCTCGATGGGCACCATCATATGCCTGGGTAGCTTCAACGACTTCCGCAACGACCTCCGCCG AGACATCATGATCATCACGATGGCCGACTTCTTCACGAGCATATCGGGCGCCCTGGTTGTGTTCGCCGTGCTGGGCAACATGGCCCACAACCTGGACCTGCCTATAGCCAGCGTCGCCGAGAAAG GACACGGCCTGGCCTTCGTGGCGTACCCCGAGGCAGCCAGCCTGATCCCGGGCTCCAACCTGTGGGCCTTCGCCTTCTTCCTCATGCTACTCCTGCTCGCAGTTGACAGCCAG TTCGCCATGTTCGAGTCGTTCTTGGTGCCCCTCAAGGACGAGTTCAAATTTCTCAGGAAGTACCCGGCCACAATTGCCATCGTGTCTTCAGGCATCAGCTTCCTTCTGGGCATATCCATGACGACGCAG GGCGGTTTGTACGTGCTCAACCTAATCGACACGTACATCGGTGGCATGATCCTGCCCATTATCGCCGTCATGGAGCTTTACACCGTGTGCTGGTTCTACG GCCCACGAAGAATCTCCCTAGACGTTGAGTACATGCTGGGCTCTCCTCCTGGTTTCTTCCTGAAAACGTGCTGGGTGGCTATCTGCCCATTCGCGCTAACG ATCATCGTGGCCCGCTCCATCATGACGCACGGCCGTACTTCAGAGAGGGGCGTCCTCTACCCTCTATGGGCGGACATCGTTGGCGGCCTCTTCGTGCTACTTGGCCTGGCGCAAGTTCCCATTTTCGCCTACATCTACGCCAAGAAGATGAACTTT GACTGGGCGAAGTGCCTGAAGCCAGCGCACGACTGGGGTCCCCAGGACCCTGACTTGTACGTCAACTACATCCGCTTCGTTCGGCGACGAGGCATCGACAGGAGCGTCTCCGAGGCACAGGTCGCCCGGGTCGAAGCCGAGGAAGACGTCCCCTTAGCCTCCACCCAGGTCCTGATCAGCCCGTCGGCCGCCTCGCCTAGGGCGGCTTCCCACGAGTCCCTCCTGCCGTTCTCGTCCGGAACCAGGTCGGaaccgctgctgccgccgtcggTCTTCCGGAACGTGTTCATCATGGGCATGCCCTCGAAGCCCGAGGTTCCCACCGAGGACGAGGTCAGCGTGGTCACCGCCACGGGCACGCCCAAAGTCGACCCCACCAAGAAAGAGAGCCAAAACCCCAAGGCGTAG